The genomic stretch tgtctgtgtgtgttaggtaTCCTTGAGTACAGTGACGACACGGCAATGGCACGTTGTGTGGTCCAGTCTCTACTCACCCGTGCCGGCTTTGATGAGCAAGACATGGCTCGCAGGTATACCAATGCACACTAGCTGCTGTCACTTATATTTTTGTTTGCAGAGTTTGAATTGAGGGatgcacttacacacaaaacacaaattgaacTGCCCTGGTGTCTCACCCCTCTAGGTTTGCTAAGGAGTACAGTGCGTCCCCAGGTCGTGGTTATGGTTCTGGAGTGATCCAGGTGTTGAAAAAGCTGTCCTCCCCTCAGCTCAGTGATGTGTACCAGCCGGCCAGGGACCAGTTTAATGGTCGAGGCTCCTTCGGGAATGGGGGAGCCATGAGGGCGGCCCCCTTCGCACTGGCTTTCCCCGATCCAGTTGATGTTAAAAGGGTGAGCAGTGGACATCCTTTGGGCAAAAACCACATCTTTGGTGACACGCATGTTGAAGCTATGTAATTTCTATGAATTGTCTAAAACTTCAGTAATTCTGTAGTatgtttgtgcttttatttccatttgaaatttatttttttgtgtgaccAAGTAAACTGTCCTAATTTTCCATTTGACACACACCTTAAGTAAAGTCTTGActctaaaaatgaaaaacttTGGCCCAAGTGTGCAGGTGAGAAACATTTACTATGCTCAGTACCAGTTTTCCTGAATTTAAATCAAAATACTTTACACTTGCACAAAAATACTTGAAATTGATAGTAACTTTCATGCTAAGTCAAGTCTCCGATCACTAGGACACAAAGGGGgatgtctaactgcgtgtcaatcactgttcatgcacacgcatttattctcccttgtggggggaggggcttaggagaccgttttgggctttagcgaaAAGGGGTGAGGGACTGAGAAggtgtcgatgttcaaattttttggctaaatcctggatctttGCAGTCCTACCcacagcacctttaatatgCTGACACTGACATATGACACTGTGGTTAGCTAACCATAATGTGGTTCTTCTGTGATCAGCTAACAACCAGACAAGTGTCTTAAAACACAGTCGATAGGGTGTATTTATAAAATCTTCATTAATGCATAAAACAGCACaaaataatgttaatgtttattttgcTGAAAACCTTCCCTTTCTGTGTACTTTGTCTTAGTTATGACTGACTATAAAACGCACAGGCTTGCATTGTGAGATCCACTGACTTGTTTGTGCAGAGTTGgtttgatttctttctttctttttgtctccaGTTCGCCCGTCTGGGTGCCATGCTGACCCACTCCTGCTCTCTGGGTTACAATGGGGCAGTGCTGCAGGCGTTAGCTGTGCACCTCTCCCTTCAGGGGGCGCTAGACCTGCCCCAGCAGTTCATCAGCAGGCTAATTACAGAAATGGAGGAAGTGGAGGGCAACGAAGCTACACGCAATGATGCCAGAATGTAAGTCCTGAATTAACGACGCTACCGCTCTAGGAGGTCAGAGCTGTAATCTGATGTTTGGGGTTCATTGGCAGGAAACACGGAAGAATTTATAaagatggaaaaacaaaaaggaatagAATCAGGTTGTATTGGGAGTGCTATTTCTTTAGTATCAATCTTCCTTTAACATGGTGTTTCTGTCCAGCCTAAAAGAAGCAGAGAAGCCATTCTGTGAGCGCCTCCACAGAGTTAGAGACCTGATGGACAGGAGCAAGGTCAGCATCGAGGAGGTCATTTCTGAACTGGGTGAGAATCTGTCTATCTTTATCTTGACTATTCATTGAGGGCATCCATTTCCAAAACCTATATTTTTATACGTACTGTattctattttcatttttattatctAGGGTCACAAACAATGGCATTTTTTTGTATCATTGAAtaatctgccaattattttctcgatttgTTTGTGTGAAAACAATGGAAAATGCCTGTCACAGTTTTTCAAAGCCCAGGTTGACTTATTCAGATTGCTTGTTTTCTTCGAACAACCACAAGATATTCAGACTACTCTCATAGAAGATGaagaaaaacattacattttcccATTTTGTGAAGCTAGAACCATCAAAATGAGTGCTTTGAAGTCACTTTAACGATAATTGGACAATTAAAATATTTGctgatttattttctgttggTGGACTAATTCATTTGAGTATGGATGAACAGTAGGATGGAATTCCATTTCCTCCTTAGGGATCTTGAAAACAGCCATTTTGCAgctgaaaaaaatattgttatttACCTATTGCTGCTCTTGTTGATTAAATATTATATCAAGGTTTTATTTGGATAGAGCAAATAGATTGTTTCAATAATGGGTGAAACTGtcttcctgtctttcctttctagGTAACGGCATTGCGGCACTCCACTCGGTCCCCACTGCCATATTCTGCGTCCTCCACTGCCTGCAGCCACGAGAATGCCTTCCTGAGAACTATGGCGGCCTGGAGAGGACTATAGCGTACAGCCTGGCCCTGGGAGGGGACACAGACACCATAGCCTGCATGGCAGGGGCCATCGCTGGGGCCCACTATGGCATCGAGGCTATTCCTCAGTCATGGATAAAGTGCTGCGAGGGAGCCGAGGACGCAGACATGAACGCAGAGCGACTTCACATGCTGTACCACCAGTCATCTCAGGGAGGCGGGGGGGGGACAGGAGAGCAGAGCGGTAAAGACGCATCTGAAAGCCAGTCAAACGCTTCTAACGGCACAGAGAAGAAATCTAGAGCTGAGTGATTCGTCAACTGGAGTTTGACAAAAGGACTCTTAAACACACAGATTCCACGCTAACACTTGGTAATAACGTTTTTGGGACTGTGTTGGTTAACTGAGAACCTGTGAATAAGGGCAGGCTATCTCAACACTGACACATTAGCCTATATTATTGATCAAAACAGCTCATTATTTTCTGAGACCCCAAGCttgccaaaaataaaaaagctaaaTTTGTAACAGAATAGTGAAGCTgattaaataagaaaaaaataagaaaggGACAGACTGCATTGACTGTATGATAACGTCATACAGAAAGTcgtagtacacacacacacacacacacacacacacacacacacacacacacacacacacacacacacacacacacacacacacacacacacacacacaccacacacaccccacctCCCTTCCCTGCTCTCTCCTGTTTTGTGTTGAACAATCTTTTGTCATGTGAAAGTTGCACTATGATTTGGccatgtcttgttttatccttttggtggataacaattatttaataaactttttttttttaattcacataATCTCTATGagttattattttgcatttaagATTTAGAATGCACATTTGTTTCAGGAAGGTCAGCTCCATCAAGATGTCTTATTACTGATCTTGTAGCCCAGCACAACTCCTAACTAACAGACTGTTAGTATTAGAAAAACCACAAGTCTACAGTCATAGTCACAGCGGTGcactgagctaaatgctaatgtcaacTCGCTAACATGCAAGTTTGCCTTGTTCACCTTCTTAGTtttgtgtgttagcatgctaacattagctatttagcactaaacacaaagaacAGTTGAGGTTTATTGTTTAAGGATCCCCAGTAGAAGCACACACGGGTGCCTCTAGTCTTCCTGGGGTTACGGACATAGAAATGCAATAGAGACGTACAATAACAGTACAGACAATTCTAAAGgttgatatattttttatatcaaaGTGATTTTGTAAACGATGTAGGATACTTGGAGTGCTGAGAGGCCCTTATTGCTCTGGCCAATAAGAGCCCTGTTCTCTGTGAGTAGTTTTGATTTTAGtgctgggcttttttttttaaataacagagAGGCaattttaaactaaataaaagtgTCTTTAAAAGGTGGACACATTAGAAACTGCAAATGAGCAAGACACAGCAAGCTGGAGTGCTGTTCTTGGCCCAGTTTTTGGTCTAGTCTTTGGTTTTTGGTCCAGTTTTCCCCTTTTGTCGTAGAATGACATGTATGAGGAGAATGtattcaacaaattaaaaaaaacaaacagcgaAACTAAACCTGGGTATGAATCTCACATCAAATTGTTAAGTTAGTAAGTAGTTTATTCTAGACCTGATCTGAAGAAAGTTTTTTGACAAACTGCAAAAACCAATAAGACCCAAGTGTTTGTGCGTTGCTATAAAAAAATACTTGCATCTGTCAGCGCCTCATCCATGCTTCGCCTTTTGTCCCTTCCCTCTCCTGCCCTTTTCCCCATTGTGAACAGAGCATTCTATTATATTCTATCTGCACAGATACTCAGAACGATCTTTGGAGATAATTTTAAGTGAAAGacttaaatgtaaaaatgtaaaagcaaCAAGTAAAGCAACCCCCTGCTCCCCCAAAATGAAACTGACTGCTGTTGAATGTGCatggtcccatggcatgaaaatgtccctttatgaggatttttaacattaatatgtgttcccccagcctgcctatggtcccacagtggctagaaatggtgataggtgtaaaccgagccctgggtatcctactctgcctttgagaaaatgaaagctcagatgggccgatctggaatcttctccttatgaggtcataaggagcaaggttacctcccctttctctgctttgcccgcccagagaatttggccggcccatgagagagagtgagacatcatggctttcaaacgagcaaagtggcagctggtcaaggccacacctccaccttgcccccccctctcctctttcaatagcatttaaaactacagacacagaaatggcacattctaaggaaagctcattatgggactggctctagtggctgtaattctgtaccaaggctgaatttcgggaaagaaagtattaggggaccactaagacatatataaaagcatccaaaaagcagcatgtcatgggaactTTAAACACCAATCAAGACAGTTtagaacacagaaaatacaattaaaaacaaatacagaacagaaacattttgttaaaaatttaaaaatactttaattggtattttttatatattgccAGTCTATCACAGAAAGGCGCATATACCgtagaccaggggtcttcaatgttttttaggccATGACCTCTTAGctaaaagagagatggagcaggcaccctctactacatatattgtataaaattgaggATGGATATTCATATGTTATTTATACATCACGTATCTTTATACatcacatatatttatacatcacgtatatttatacatcacgtatatttatacatcacgtataattcatgttcatgttaatgtatattttcagacctttttaactttcaaaaaaaattGGCGGCACCCTGCAGTAATTCTGAGGACACCAAATATGATCTGAAAGGCACTTCAATTTAGCCCTTTTCTCTTGATTTGTCCTTGGCTGAAAAAAAGATGAAGGACCTCTGATTTAGAGTGTCCAATTAACCTAATCTGCAAACGTGGGActgtgggaagaaaccggagcacccggaaaaaaacccacacatgcacggggagaacatgcaaattgctgcagctgtcctgtcaataaaggcctaaaaatgtccaaaaaaataatcttaaaaaaaaaaagttgatatCCGTCGCCTCTGCTTTTACTGCCTCATCTTCTTCAAGATCTTCTGCAAGGGACTTCTGTCTTTCACTGGGACTATCTTTTCCCACATAACAATGAACTCCTTCTGGTGGGCAAGTCCCTGGAGCATCATCTGTCCATAGTGCCTGTGCAGAAATACATTTCTCATTTAGCAATTTAGTGTACAGGCAGCCCAGTGCCCAGGAAACACAAACCATAAGACCATGCAAGACTTGGCAACCCACCTGACTTCTGGTGCAGCATCCACGGCCATCTTACTGACAGCACTAAGGAAACGCTGAGCGAAGGTCTTCCCTGCTGTCAAGATGTGATTCTCTCCAACGATGTCCGCCAGCTGGTGgaggtgctgtgctgtgctccCCCTCACTGCAGCACAACGGTGCCTGAAGAAGGCCAAAAACAGGAGAATGTTGActgttttatttcctttatttcaAATGCTGCTGATACGCGTCCTACTACATTCTGATGAAATCCGCTTCTCTTACCTCAGCCCTGTGTCGAGGAGAACGTCCAATATTCTACCCGGGCTGCAGCCCTCCACCAATGCATCCAGGGCAAGGTTAGCCTGCTCTTGAACAAAGGCGTTGGTCGTCTGAGCCAACTTcagcagcaggatgcggcctgTCCAATTTGCCTCAGGGTCCATGGCCCTCCCCAGGTGAACGTGGAGCTTTGCTACGGTGGCCATTGCAGCACAGGCCACACCAGAGCGCAAGTTATTCACCTAGATAGTAAACAAGAACACCAGTCAAT from Perca fluviatilis chromosome 20, GENO_Pfluv_1.0, whole genome shotgun sequence encodes the following:
- the adprs gene encoding ADP-ribose glycohydrolase ARH3 isoform X1, whose amino-acid sequence is MAMAAVRAVAAGGPASLSRFRGALVAAVLGDCVGGEFEGAEEVPMESVLQHLSSLYDETKGNGILEYSDDTAMARCVVQSLLTRAGFDEQDMARRFAKEYSASPGRGYGSGVIQVLKKLSSPQLSDVYQPARDQFNGRGSFGNGGAMRAAPFALAFPDPVDVKRFARLGAMLTHSCSLGYNGAVLQALAVHLSLQGALDLPQQFISRLITEMEEVEGNEATRNDARILKEAEKPFCERLHRVRDLMDRSKVSIEEVISELGNGIAALHSVPTAIFCVLHCLQPRECLPENYGGLERTIAYSLALGGDTDTIACMAGAIAGAHYGIEAIPQSWIKCCEGAEDADMNAERLHMLYHQSSQGGGGGTGEQSGKDASESQSNASNGTEKKSRAE
- the adprs gene encoding ADP-ribose glycohydrolase ARH3 isoform X2, producing MARCVVQSLLTRAGFDEQDMARRFAKEYSASPGRGYGSGVIQVLKKLSSPQLSDVYQPARDQFNGRGSFGNGGAMRAAPFALAFPDPVDVKRFARLGAMLTHSCSLGYNGAVLQALAVHLSLQGALDLPQQFISRLITEMEEVEGNEATRNDARILKEAEKPFCERLHRVRDLMDRSKVSIEEVISELGNGIAALHSVPTAIFCVLHCLQPRECLPENYGGLERTIAYSLALGGDTDTIACMAGAIAGAHYGIEAIPQSWIKCCEGAEDADMNAERLHMLYHQSSQGGGGGTGEQSGKDASESQSNASNGTEKKSRAE